The following coding sequences lie in one Flavobacterium sp. 20NA77.7 genomic window:
- a CDS encoding phage tail protein, whose protein sequence is MDTIIKTIKLAVVVLFINISAAQTGIGTTNPDASAKLDVYATNKGFLPPRVALTATNSASPITNPANGLMVFNTSTAGSSPYAVEPGYYFWDGNGQKWVSIAASIGNVQAQAVFRSTSNTTAGAAVSSWNSRFNNLSSGDLIVSSNTTFALSNGIYKLEWGLPHQQTNTYNAMQLQEYTSGVWNAWMNDGNLGNIANGGGTDWGGTTFMTDIIDCSASTRTLRFTNSDGYRNLYYGAFFTITKLNPSSTTSINSGSNGQVLTTNGSGVATWGTVPPAGVIMAFAGSTAPSGYLICDGSAVSRSTYANLYAVIGTTYGAGNGSTTFNLPDLTGRVPVGKNAGTFATLGSKGGEETHTMTVNEMPAHKHTTSVNSAVENPSIGGYAVGAQSMFFGTDRGGTTRNWDTAMQNTGGGAAFNVLQPYTVLNYIIKY, encoded by the coding sequence ATGGATACGATAATAAAAACAATTAAATTAGCAGTTGTAGTATTATTTATAAATATTAGTGCGGCTCAAACGGGTATTGGTACTACAAATCCTGATGCTTCAGCAAAGTTAGACGTCTATGCAACTAACAAAGGTTTTTTGCCGCCACGTGTAGCATTAACAGCTACAAATTCAGCGAGTCCTATAACAAATCCTGCCAATGGTTTAATGGTATTCAATACGTCAACTGCAGGGTCAAGTCCGTATGCTGTTGAACCGGGTTATTATTTTTGGGATGGAAACGGACAAAAATGGGTGAGTATTGCAGCAAGTATTGGAAATGTTCAAGCACAAGCGGTGTTCAGATCAACTTCCAATACCACCGCAGGAGCCGCAGTTTCTTCTTGGAATTCTCGTTTCAACAACCTTTCTTCTGGAGACCTAATTGTGAGTTCAAATACTACCTTTGCGCTTTCCAATGGAATTTACAAATTAGAATGGGGGCTTCCTCACCAACAAACAAATACTTATAATGCTATGCAATTGCAAGAATATACAAGTGGTGTTTGGAATGCTTGGATGAATGATGGGAATCTTGGAAATATTGCAAATGGAGGAGGGACGGATTGGGGAGGTACGACTTTTATGACCGATATAATAGATTGCAGTGCATCCACACGCACCTTGAGATTTACAAATAGTGATGGTTATCGAAATTTGTATTACGGAGCATTTTTTACGATAACTAAATTAAATCCAAGCAGTACAACCTCCATCAATTCAGGTTCTAATGGACAAGTTTTAACCACTAACGGAAGCGGTGTAGCCACATGGGGTACTGTTCCCCCAGCGGGTGTCATCATGGCTTTTGCAGGGAGTACTGCTCCAAGCGGTTATTTAATTTGTGATGGCTCTGCGGTGAGTAGATCAACCTATGCTAATTTATATGCCGTAATTGGGACTACCTATGGTGCAGGCAACGGAAGTACTACTTTCAATTTACCCGATTTGACCGGTCGGGTTCCTGTAGGTAAAAATGCAGGTACATTTGCAACATTGGGTTCAAAAGGAGGTGAAGAAACTCATACAATGACTGTAAATGAGATGCCTGCACACAAACATACAACCTCTGTTAACTCTGCAGTGGAAAATCCTTCAATTGGTGGATATGCAGTTGGGGCACAATCCATGTTTTTTGGTACAGATAGGGGCGGTACAACTAGAAATTGGGATACTGCCATGCAAAATACTGGCGGAGGTGCTGCATTTAATGTTCTGCAACCTTATACCGTTTTAAACTACATAATTAAGTATTAG
- a CDS encoding PA14 domain-containing protein, which translates to MLIHIVLFCYIGVQAQILTPYQPVQKQPRVQFDYWVMNTHAGNGSPSQYPVTPTTRSEMDNIFNSTNSNTTVYQTGKTNSAKILDWQNASELSTIGINLPNGGNYFAFKIQGTFIPLESGNYTFTLESDDSSDLTIEGTPVISTYSAQALPSLGTHTGAINLTAGKAYAFEVRMQQGSGGFGLRLYWKSPFQNSVPSYYSSVLPVSTYYQSWTQNVQEIITTPYMDGSSAAQAAPSAKYIQTAFGNYNDGVYWINLPYVGPTQVYCLLNPATDGGGWMMAMKATTGTTFNYSSSYWTTANTLNTSYLDRGNADAKFNTMNYYYAKDIMALWPDISWNYGSSTTGGSLNLNGTYNVWCWLQNNFNNGIRITPINFFSSASNLFFGDASNFAGKGTAFSSQVDVRFYGFNYNLNAMGTNRWGFGWNENGGGLYPNGNQASNDVYTGIGMAYGNYSAGDFIACCANTTGINRSARVEIYIR; encoded by the coding sequence ATGCTTATCCATATAGTATTGTTTTGTTATATAGGTGTTCAAGCACAAATTTTGACGCCTTATCAGCCGGTACAGAAACAGCCCCGTGTGCAATTTGATTACTGGGTAATGAATACCCATGCTGGCAATGGATCTCCATCTCAATATCCAGTGACACCGACAACTAGATCCGAGATGGATAACATTTTCAATTCCACTAATTCTAATACCACGGTATATCAGACTGGAAAAACCAACTCAGCTAAAATTTTAGATTGGCAAAACGCGTCTGAATTAAGCACTATTGGGATTAATTTACCTAATGGGGGTAATTATTTTGCTTTCAAAATACAGGGTACTTTTATTCCTCTTGAGTCAGGAAATTATACGTTTACTTTAGAATCGGATGATTCTAGTGATTTAACTATTGAAGGGACTCCTGTCATTTCTACATATTCAGCTCAAGCACTACCCTCTTTAGGAACTCATACTGGTGCCATTAACTTAACCGCTGGAAAAGCTTATGCCTTTGAAGTGCGCATGCAACAAGGATCAGGAGGGTTTGGGTTACGTTTGTATTGGAAATCCCCTTTTCAAAATAGCGTACCAAGTTACTACTCAAGTGTACTTCCTGTCTCAACCTACTACCAAAGCTGGACACAAAATGTACAAGAGATAATTACAACTCCTTATATGGATGGCAGTTCTGCAGCACAAGCAGCACCTAGTGCGAAGTATATTCAAACGGCTTTTGGTAATTACAACGATGGTGTTTATTGGATTAATTTGCCCTATGTAGGACCTACCCAAGTCTATTGTTTATTGAACCCAGCAACTGATGGAGGTGGTTGGATGATGGCTATGAAAGCAACTACTGGAACAACATTTAATTATTCTAGTTCGTATTGGACAACTGCTAATACTTTAAATACAAGTTATTTGGATCGTGGTAATGCAGATGCTAAGTTTAATACCATGAATTATTATTACGCTAAAGATATTATGGCATTATGGCCAGATATTTCTTGGAATTATGGTTCAAGTACAACAGGAGGTAGCCTAAATTTGAATGGGACCTATAACGTTTGGTGTTGGCTTCAAAATAATTTTAATAATGGTATTCGAATAACTCCTATCAATTTTTTTAGTTCAGCAAGTAATTTATTTTTTGGTGACGCTAGTAATTTTGCAGGAAAAGGGACAGCTTTTTCATCTCAGGTTGATGTACGCTTCTATGGATTTAATTATAATTTGAATGCAATGGGAACTAATAGATGGGGTTTTGGGTGGAACGAAAACGGAGGAGGCTTGTATCCTAATGGGAATCAGGCTTCAAATGATGTGTATACGGGTATAGGTATGGCGTATGGAAATTATTCTGCAGGCGATTTCATTGCTTGTTGTGCAAACACTACAGGAATTAATAGAAGTGCCAGAGTAGAAATTTATATTCGATAA
- a CDS encoding fibrinogen-like YCDxxxxGGGW domain-containing protein gives MLFLSIPSLFSQTATTTIGPINFNLTSAWTIPTQVANGVTIQDGHTINVGDSKVFYSNRIDFSGTGKLVLNGTGKWQPGPVITSLKNCKEIITYYPMSPSGQYTIDPDGIGVLPSISCYCDMTTDGGGWTLVLNYLHRGGTNPSLLVKTNNLPLLGSTVLGTDESGSTTTWGHTSPTYLNAFSFTELRFYGATSGHSRIVHFKTTHANTISYFRTGSGSMSGINSSYSALVSHSAYIPNSAVSNFANEGNLAMTNFPFWLGANYHWGIKGQDYRWEVDDYAASIGNGYQFHTYNQIWIR, from the coding sequence ATGTTATTTCTGTCAATACCTTCTTTATTTTCACAGACGGCTACAACGACTATTGGTCCTATAAATTTTAATTTGACTTCTGCTTGGACAATACCAACTCAAGTTGCAAATGGAGTAACCATACAGGACGGACATACAATAAATGTAGGAGATAGCAAAGTATTCTACAGCAATCGAATTGATTTTTCAGGTACAGGCAAATTGGTTTTAAATGGTACAGGCAAATGGCAACCTGGACCAGTAATTACAAGTTTAAAAAATTGCAAAGAAATAATTACGTATTATCCCATGTCGCCTTCAGGGCAATATACCATTGATCCAGATGGAATAGGAGTTTTACCTAGCATATCTTGTTATTGTGACATGACTACTGACGGTGGAGGATGGACATTAGTATTGAATTATTTGCATCGTGGAGGAACAAATCCTTCGCTTTTAGTTAAAACAAACAATCTGCCTTTATTAGGCTCAACCGTTTTAGGCACTGATGAATCAGGTTCGACAACCACTTGGGGGCATACTTCTCCAACTTATTTAAACGCCTTCAGTTTTACAGAACTTCGTTTTTATGGAGCTACATCGGGTCATAGTAGAATAGTTCACTTTAAAACAACTCATGCAAATACTATATCCTATTTTAGAACAGGTTCAGGTAGTATGTCAGGAATTAATAGTAGTTATTCTGCATTAGTTTCTCATTCGGCTTATATTCCTAATAGTGCTGTAAGTAATTTTGCAAATGAAGGGAATTTGGCTATGACCAATTTCCCATTTTGGTTGGGAGCTAATTACCATTGGGGGATAAAAGGTCAAGATTACCGATGGGAAGTAGATGATTATGCAGCAAGTATTGGGAATGGATATCAATTTCACACCTACAATCAGATATGGATACGATAA
- a CDS encoding discoidin domain-containing protein, which produces MKQKLFILFYFFGLVMNGQMISVPSSLTIEANTANTDAGNFVINWANNTDNLLISLSLEYQNGATLSFPTTTGLTRNYGYSSWTNVTSIVFYGTRDYINAGLAAMTISIGSIKTAVKINIEVSQYDSSYVYNPVNKHFYKFISGAVTYTNAKAGAAAQPSFKGKTPYLATITSQAENDFINNNLSYTNIWVAMSDAATEGRWVYDAGPEANTNFWNTSVAGVTNTTYTSYASNGTTVSSQYSNWCSGEPNNSDGSRNGEDCIVAKSGGATCWNDLADGNTGSVSGYLVEISADFPAGSDYTGVYSAYVVHNNDMAFTLNSTSTLTTSTISNLPNLYGGLQVNNGHTVTVPSATTVNSNKIVFSGTGKMVFTDATSKWTPGTASTTNTFTHSPATNANPTYWSASSVWVNDPFNGGASYPHYSPWINSYQGWSAGVNDYNQYIVLSYSTPVYITGIVTQGRANSAQWVTAGTIEVSSDGSTWRTILTNTSLNSDQTTIKTILFPNVEYAQYVRVRPTNWYNHISMRLGLLIKQ; this is translated from the coding sequence ATGAAACAGAAACTGTTTATACTCTTTTATTTTTTTGGTTTAGTAATGAATGGACAAATGATTTCTGTACCATCTTCATTGACAATTGAAGCAAATACAGCAAATACAGATGCGGGGAATTTTGTAATCAATTGGGCAAACAACACAGATAATTTGTTAATTAGTTTAAGCTTAGAATATCAAAACGGTGCTACCTTAAGTTTTCCAACTACAACAGGTCTAACGCGTAATTATGGATACTCCTCATGGACTAATGTTACTAGTATTGTTTTTTATGGAACTCGAGATTATATTAACGCAGGTTTAGCCGCAATGACTATTTCAATCGGGAGCATAAAAACGGCAGTTAAAATTAATATTGAAGTATCCCAATACGATTCTAGTTATGTATACAATCCAGTAAATAAGCATTTTTACAAATTTATAAGTGGTGCAGTAACATATACAAATGCAAAAGCAGGTGCAGCTGCACAGCCTTCATTTAAAGGAAAAACACCTTATTTAGCCACTATTACCTCTCAGGCAGAAAATGATTTTATAAATAACAATCTTTCTTATACTAATATTTGGGTAGCTATGTCGGATGCTGCTACCGAAGGGCGGTGGGTTTATGATGCTGGACCAGAAGCAAACACTAATTTCTGGAATACATCGGTGGCTGGGGTAACCAATACCACATATACATCATATGCATCAAATGGAACAACTGTATCTAGTCAATATTCCAATTGGTGTTCGGGAGAGCCTAATAATTCAGACGGTTCTAGAAATGGAGAGGATTGTATTGTGGCTAAATCGGGTGGGGCTACTTGTTGGAATGATTTAGCGGATGGAAATACAGGTAGTGTAAGTGGTTATTTAGTAGAAATTAGTGCTGATTTTCCAGCAGGTTCAGACTATACAGGAGTGTATTCAGCTTATGTGGTACATAATAATGATATGGCATTTACCTTAAATTCAACAAGTACTTTAACAACAAGTACTATTTCTAATTTACCTAATTTGTATGGGGGGCTACAGGTCAATAACGGACATACAGTTACAGTACCATCAGCTACCACAGTGAACTCTAATAAAATTGTTTTTTCAGGTACCGGTAAAATGGTTTTTACAGATGCTACAAGTAAGTGGACTCCGGGTACGGCAAGTACTACTAATACATTTACGCATAGTCCTGCTACGAATGCAAATCCTACTTACTGGTCAGCTTCAAGTGTTTGGGTAAATGACCCTTTTAATGGAGGAGCTAGTTATCCTCATTATTCGCCATGGATTAATTCATACCAAGGTTGGTCTGCGGGGGTAAACGATTATAATCAATATATTGTTCTTAGTTATAGTACACCGGTTTATATTACAGGAATTGTAACACAAGGCAGAGCTAATAGTGCTCAATGGGTAACAGCGGGAACAATAGAGGTTAGTTCAGACGGAAGTACTTGGAGAACTATACTAACAAATACATCTTTAAATTCAGATCAAACTACCATAAAAACCATATTGTTTCCAAATGTAGAATATGCACAATACGTTAGAGTAAGACCAACTAATTGGTATAATCATATCTCTATGCGTTTAGGTTTGTTAATCAAACAATAA
- a CDS encoding tail fiber domain-containing protein, whose protein sequence is MRLTFRHIFLILSCGIISAQSGVGTTTPINKFQVETTTADPASSGSASNGNLRLSGTSGSHVLDFGLSSSSTFSWIQARSKSAYGTNYNLLLNPNGGNVGIGTSNPTAKLNIVGGGVRIFSGIGNNVSRPAINTTVIGNYEIRGVGSAGTASQADGGDDGFLRLSAGGGTNSNTQASIDISGFSSVADMNSNVLFRTTGVERMRIDNSGKVGIGTLNPSTTLTVGMSDGTVSGEITLNPSNSANEGGQLTFKKSITNSTYDWTIDQVGDATSPRFRIFPGGAETNGIVIKENGYVGIGNANPTTKLYVNGDITANSVAGTSDARYKTNIKPVTGALEKVKALQGVYFNWNQKAFPQKEFGNQVELGFIAQEVEKIVPEVVTKEINNEEYRAVKYDKVVALLVEAIKEQQKQIDELQKKVKELSKKN, encoded by the coding sequence ATGAGATTAACTTTTCGACACATTTTTTTAATCCTAAGTTGTGGGATTATTTCGGCACAATCTGGAGTTGGAACCACTACTCCTATTAACAAATTTCAAGTGGAAACTACTACGGCAGATCCTGCTTCTTCAGGGTCAGCCTCAAACGGAAATTTGCGTTTAAGCGGGACATCTGGTTCACATGTGCTTGATTTTGGATTAAGTAGTTCATCTACTTTTTCATGGATTCAGGCACGTTCAAAATCTGCATATGGTACAAATTATAATCTTCTATTAAATCCAAATGGTGGAAATGTAGGAATTGGAACATCAAATCCAACAGCAAAACTTAATATTGTTGGAGGAGGCGTACGCATTTTTTCTGGAATTGGAAATAACGTATCGCGGCCAGCAATTAATACAACTGTGATTGGGAATTATGAAATAAGAGGTGTTGGTTCTGCGGGAACTGCATCACAAGCAGATGGAGGTGATGATGGTTTTTTACGTTTATCTGCAGGGGGAGGTACAAATTCAAATACTCAAGCATCAATTGATATTTCGGGTTTTTCATCAGTTGCCGATATGAATTCTAATGTTTTATTTCGAACTACAGGAGTAGAACGAATGAGAATAGATAATTCGGGCAAAGTTGGAATAGGTACCCTTAATCCTTCAACAACACTAACTGTCGGGATGTCTGACGGCACCGTAAGCGGAGAAATCACTTTAAATCCTTCTAATTCTGCTAATGAAGGAGGTCAGCTTACATTTAAAAAGTCTATAACGAATAGCACTTATGATTGGACGATAGATCAAGTAGGCGATGCTACTAGTCCACGGTTTAGAATATTTCCTGGAGGAGCAGAAACCAATGGAATAGTAATAAAGGAAAATGGTTATGTGGGTATAGGGAATGCTAACCCTACAACTAAATTGTATGTTAATGGCGATATAACAGCTAATTCTGTAGCCGGAACTTCTGATGCTCGTTACAAAACCAATATAAAACCCGTAACGGGTGCCTTAGAAAAAGTAAAAGCGTTACAAGGAGTTTATTTTAACTGGAATCAAAAAGCATTTCCTCAGAAGGAATTTGGCAATCAAGTAGAACTTGGATTTATTGCTCAAGAAGTAGAAAAAATTGTACCTGAGGTAGTAACAAAAGAAATAAATAATGAAGAGTATAGAGCAGTGAAGTACGATAAAGTTGTAGCATTATTAGTTGAAGCAATAAAAGAACAACAGAAACAGATAGATGAATTGCAAAAAAAAGTAAAAGAATTGTCAAAAAAAAACTAA